CTCCCAGCCTCTCTAGGTGATGTGTCCCGCTACTCCAAAAACTTCACAAACATGGCCGAGGTAGACTCCTACCTGTCCCTCAATGTCAGCTCGTCCCTGTGCCTCACCGCCAGCGTCCTGCAGGCTTTTCCACAACGTTCAGGTCTGAAGCGCACCGTGATCAATATCTCGTCACTGTGCGCCCTGCAGCCTTTCCGCTCCTGGGTGTTGTATTGCACTGGCAAAGCTGCTCGAGACATGATGTTTAGGGTGCTGGCAGAAGAGGAGCCAGACCTCAGGGTGCTCAACTACTCTCCAGGTGGGGAGATTTCCCCACTAGAGGGGGGGAAAAAGCAGGTTTTCCTATAGGAGGTAATATCATGACAGTGTTTAAAAGATTGTACGGTGCCTAATTATTCTTTGTCCTCTGTATTAAACTAGGACCTCTGGACACAGCCATGCAGGCAGAGGCCAGATCTATAACAGCTGATCCCAAAATCAAGCAGTCTTTTTCAGACATGTTTGCTCAGGGGCAGCTTCTCACCTGTGAGGAGTCCAGTGCCAAActgatgaagctgctgctggaggacaaATACACATCAGGAGCTCACATCGACATCTATGATGTTTAGACTCAGCACTAGAACTGGGCCACTTTACTTTTATATGTGCCTTGCTTTTAAATGAATCTTACTTCAACTCTGCAGTTATTAGTGCAGAAATCAAAGATTGCATAAGCACTTGACCCTAAGTCTCTGAAGCTTTAGTAACTCTCTTTGGGTAAAACGAccaatatgaaaacatgaagtATCCAAGTATACAAGTTTAAATTCAGAACATTCCAGGACAAAGATTTGTTCACTGCACTATCAGCAAAGCTGCTGCCAGTAATGCCTGTGCCTGTAGTGATAGAGAAATTAGACCCAGATGGACTACAATTACATACAGTTGCTACTACATAATGACATTTCAGAGCAGTAGACCTCTGTGAGACTGAATTATACTCTAGGCTGTACTGTAATTCTTAATCAAGCTGGAGTACCCCAGGCCAGATGCATGAAGCAGGTTGATTGAGTTCATTGAATAACTCAAAATTGTAGATTTTTCCAGATTTTCCTCAGTAACTGCAACAGTCAGTGAATTTGCCAATTGAGTCCAACTTTGATAAACTTGCTAACTGTCCTCAGCTTTATTATAAACTGTAAGGAACTGATGCCATAAATATGTCTTTTGAATAAAAATTGTGGACTTTGTTGCATTATTGGTCAAAGTAACAATAATTTCAGTTGTGATCCAAATAAAGCATATGTCTAAAAATGTGTGGCCATACCTTTAAATTAGATATGCTTGTTACCACTTTATCAGTGCTGAAGCCAGAATTGAAAAGTTGGGATGGACATAGAAGACAGCACACGTCATACTGTGGAACtacaattaaaatgtcacaaaatatCCATAATGCATTATGCAGAGTATCTATTATCCGATATTCCAAAAGAACAGATCCATCCCTTAGTATGTGGAATTCTTCTTCCCTGATagtgatgtgaaagaaaaattaaTGGCCCATCAAACTCATCAGAATTCACCTACATTAGTTTTGagatattcaattcaattcagttttattttattagtgtcaatttacaacagaagtcatctcaaggcattttacagtgtaaggtttaagaccttacagagaataataatacaaaaaatgatatagaaaacccaacaatcccatttgagcaagctttaggcaacagtgaagagggaaaactccctttagaggaagaaacgtccagcagaaccaggctcatagtgggtggccatctgccttgagtggttggggtgagtggaaagagaagagagaaaagaacagcaggcaataaagacaacaacaatcagcaagaacattgggcagatgaactggattctggagatgtacagctccaggccgaggatacctgcagataTAGTCTGCAGTAGAGGAGTGAACTCACATGATGATGTTAAACCAGTAAAGCAGTACTAATCAATACACACTCTGTGTCTATGAAGCCATGCTGTTGTAGCAAGTGCTTCATATAATACAATTAAGTGTTAAATGATCGCACAGCTCTGATTGTTGTATtaatggaataataataataataatactaataattaatCAGGTGATGTGTAAATAGGCATCTCTTTACTAATCAAATCATCTTTATATTGGCATAATACCATATGTTTGTGGTTGATGAGAGGATGTGACCATGTCTACTGTAAAGTGAAAAACTCATATAGCAGAGGCTGACATTGCAATTGTTTGATCAGCTCCATTTCCTGTCATGTGCTTCTGATAGACAGTGACAGCTGCCATGGACCAAAATACCATATGAGAAACCAACCCAAACAAGGGGACAGCACCCACAGACTACACCTGACTCTCCCACCATCCAGTTCCCCCCCCCCAGCCCCTCTCATCTCCCACTCCTCACTTCCCATCCCGCTCTGGTTAGGTGTTACAACCCCTAGAGGggatacatttatttttggctGTAGCAGTCGGGTCGGgttgaggagagagagggggcaaGTGCTTCTGAATGTTGGGGAGAATTTCATGAGAACTTTCTCGCTGCTGCTTTACCCCTGAGCCCGTCCCACTCTCTgtgtcttcctctttcctctctgtctcctctgctttGTTTGACCAGCACAATGACTGTGGGGAACATGGAGAGAGCTGCACTGTTTGATGCAGGGAAGAAAGGTCGAGGCCTAAGAGCCATCAAGGACCTCAAAAGTGGGGAAGTGGTCTTTGCTGAGCCAAGTTTTGCCTCCGTGGTCTTCGACAGGTACGATCAGGTCTCTTGATAGTTAGTTATTATTCTAGATAAAAAGGTACAGTTGAATGACTTTTAGTTCTCATGCATGTCATTACAGTTCTTGCCTGACTTATGCAGGTGTGCTGTGAACAGAAGGTCAAGCAACCTTAACTAACCCTTCTCTAGGCTGTGACCTCATTTCTAGATTCCTAAAATTGCATGACATCAGCAACATGAAAGTTGTCAAGGTGTCATGTGAACTTGAGCatgacatatttttaaattcagattcaaGAGCAGACAGGGCTCTAGCAAAAGATTCTTCTGTAAAGTTTTCTGAAGCTTTCAAATTAGTTTCTTAAAATAGCAACTGAGAAACGAATACCTCATAGCTTCCAGGGACCTCGCATGGGATATCAGATAGAGGCTTGAAAAGTGTGTTACAGAAAAAATATACTGTCTTTAAATCTGCTGAGTCTGTATGTACTTTGGGATATAGCTAATACTTCATTTTTAGATGTTGCTTATGTGCTGCATGCTACTCTCAGTGCATTAATATTGTGGTATTAAAAGATAATATTAAAGATTATTGTACTTCAAAGTGAAACAGGTTatacataaaatacacaatacaaacaaaacatttaaaataatttattgtgTCAGTTTGTTTGAGATACAGCATGTGGTGAATTTGACTCTGGGTACAAAAAGCAGACCTGTCCCCAATGACCTGAGAGGTCTGGAAGCCGCTCTATAAACCAACTGTAGTATATTAATCAAGAACAGGACTGGCCGGGGAGACAGCAATCTGAATCAGCTAACATTCAAAGTTAACTGAATTAATAGTTAACCTTAAGGGTAACATTAAGATTTTCATGTAGAGGTTAAAATTGAGTCCATAACTGCACCAAAATAAGAACAACAACTTCCATGTGTGTATTAACTTTGTAGTTAGAGTTAGCAGCTATTAGCTTAGCGTAGTGAAAGTCCTGGCTGCAGGATTTGTTGACATGGGGCGCTAAAGCAAAAATGATTTCCTCAGCTAACTGTGcaataaactaataaacaaaacaaataagaatGTTTCCTAAAGTGTTTAACTATTCCTCATTTAACCACAGCTACTTGATGGTTTAGTTGTGTAAATCTGTGCTGTGTCCTAATAGAAGAGGCCCGAGATTGATCCCTGAGGATCTCATtcattttagttagtttagttgtGTAATTATTTGTAGGCATATTGAGAAACAGTAGTGTTGTGGTACAAAAATGGTAGATGATTGAACTATTTCAAACTAGCATGTGCCTTATGCCAATTGCGTTCATGGCACGTCTTATCTCATGTCATCTAGTCTTCTGTCTTTCAGGCTTTCATGTCTGCACCATGCTTGCATTTCAATGTTGTTCTGTCCTTTTCTATAAATGAAATTCTGGATTGCCTATGTGCTGGAAAGTCAGACACAGGAGTTGTGGCCCAGTGTTAGAGACATAAGAGCTAACAACAGGAGGTAAGATAACTCAATGAGGGAGTCCGAGTCcaaaactacacagaaaaaggaaatgcaGATAACTGAGGGCTTTggtgtgtgtaagtgtgcacataatttaattcaattcaattcaatttattcatGAAGCcctaaatcacaacaaaagtaatctcaaCAACAATCCCACCAACCAGTGCTGCTCAAggatggataaaaaaaaaaaccttcagcaCCAGAATCAGGGTAGGTGGCCATCTGCCTGGACTGGTTAGGGTGAGTAGAAAGCGgatagacaaaaaaaacaaaaagcaacaaacaatcCACTGGACAGATTGGCTGAGTAACTACACACAGGAAACATACAGCTCTGAGGTCAAGGATACCTTAAACCATACCTAAgttaaaattaattcattcatgtgGAGAAGCTTGAAACCATCCTAGTGAGGACATGAGGCTGTGGTTAATGATTGAAGTTAAAGAATTGCGTTTTAATTAAGAGTTGGGTTAATGTTAGAGTTAAGTGCTAGGAAATGCATCATGTCAATGAGCATCCTCACAAACACCgaaatacaaatgtgtgtgttgacctTTTCTGCGTTCCAACAATCCTTACAAGCATTACCAAGTCTGTTCAGTGTCCCCATGGACAGGCAGCGCAGGTCTGCTGAATaaactgtttacacacacagacacatgctgctgtctgacccacccctcctccccctAAAACATTATGGATTTCCTGTATTTATTTCCCTCTAGTTGAGTTATTTAAAGATAAGTAATTTTTGAAAGTCTACGATCACAATATTTATTAACCATACATgcaacaaaatcaaaactgtAGGACAAACTCATGTTGAGCGACCAGTACACAAACTTGCAGATAAGAGatgtaatttgtcattttactcAGCGTCAGCTTCCTGAAGTCCTCCTTTTACCTTTAAACCACATCCAGTGGATGTTTACAAAGTGCTTGTTATAGTAATACTGGAGACACAACAGTTCTTACATTTAAGAAATTATGACGCCCCGAAAGTTCTACCTCCTGAGAGATGCCAAAATTTTTCTTATGCCTCTTACTGTAAGCAGGCAGACAACAGTAGGAAGAATAACCTGGGAAAAGTGGCACAAGTTTGTTTATGGGTTGGTATGTTGCTGTAGTGGAAAAGGCCCAACACTTCCtttacacagtttgtgtgtataaGGAGGTTTACATATGGGGCAGGTTAGGGCCAAATTATCCATGACCTAAAACGGAAATTAACTTCCATTTCCAACTTATGAAACTTCCAGTTTTGCACAATATAAATGGAAAGCGTGGAAACATTTGACACATCTTCattgtgtgtctctcttcaaAGTTTCCCACCATCATTACAGTGATTCAGAACTGCTTACTGTGCTTTCTGCCCCTCTAgcattcatttctgtgttttcaacAGAGAGCATTAGTTAATGCTCCCAGTTGAAGcagcatatatacatattaaaaCCAATTGTGACTTGGGTTTAACAATGCAAATTAAAGTGCTAAAGTGATACAAATATTTagggaaacaaacaaacgaaaTAAAATTCTTgaataaaaactatatatacCACAATGCTATGAACATTACTTACACAGTCATGAGGACACAGCACATTATTGAAAAGCAGCTGAATTGGGGTAATAATGTCCTAATGGTTATCTTTTGACTTGAAGGTCACTGGTTCAATCCACaaactgaaatgattaaatCTGGTTGGCACATGGGGTCCAGGGCAGCTGCAGGACACCAGGGCAGACTGTGGTTGTCCTGAACAACAATTAAGTTCAAAGTGCACTTTAAGCTAGAGTCCTGTAGATGTTTAATTTTGAAAACCTGAACCTGCATCAAGCACCATCAACACTACTAAACCAATCTATTACTAAAAAAGATCTCTAAACTAATTTGTCAATATTAGCCCCATTCCTAATGCTCATGAATATCTTGAAGAAAATGATTATTCATGTTGACTAGGAGAGATGCACACTGAAGACATCAGCCTtgacttttaaaaactaaatgtaataaattaacATAATGTACAGCAGATAAATGTATTGATTGATTATTGAAATCATGAATAATTGTGCAACTTGCAACAGCATTCAAAATAAATAGGAATcaagcatttaaacatttagtaCAAACAGGAATATTTTCAAAATCCAATAGAAAATACAGCAGATGACACTAAGAAGAAATTCAAAGCATGACATGGCCCACTGCTGGGTTTGCCTGGTTCACCTCCAGGAACTCTTTGTGCCCTATGGCATGGTGTTTTTAGATGCGCTTGATTAGGTTTGTTGTGTGgtatttttttcaacatttcctTTACAGCTTTTGCAAGCACCTGGTAAGATTGTCAGTgtagagagtgagagagcaaACATAGAATTAAAGTGAATAGATTGGCCACGTgaaatctagccacaggggttgcaagccagtgacttctgtgccggttccaagcccggataaatagagagggttgcgtcaggaagaACATCCGGCGTAAAAATGGCCAAAATAACAATGCGAATCGTCcataagactttcataccggatcggtcgaggcccgggttaacaacgaccgccaccgataCTGTTAACTTACAGAGTGCCGGTGGAAATtggactactgttggtcgaagaaagaggggaggcagaagagttcgtggtcagagagagaagaggaaaggcaggAACATTGATCTGAGAATAGAGACTCTTAAAGTTGGCATAATGTCGCGGAAAGgtagagagctggcagacatgatggagagaagaaaggtagatccactgtgtgtgcaggagacaaggtggaaggaCAGCAAAGCATATagtagtattggaggaggatacaaactgttctgccatggtgtggataggaagagaaacggggtaggagtgatcctgaagggggagtttgtgaacaatgttctagaggtgaaaagagtctcagacagggtgatgagcctaaagctagaaattgaaggggtgatggtgaatgtagtcagtaaGCTGCAAAAGTTGGCTGTGggttagaagagaaggagagattctggagtgagtttgatgaggtcatagagagtatccccagaggagagagagttgttgttggagcagacttcaacgggcatgttggtgagggcaacagaggtgatgaggaggtgatgggcaggtttgatgtgaaggaaaggaatctggaaggacagatggtgttggactttgctaagaggatggaaatggctgtagtcaagacttacttccagaagagagaggaacacagagtgacatacagaagtggaggtaggagtacgcaggtggacaTCAATGAGCATCCTCACAAACACCgaaatacaaatgtgtgtgttgacctTTTCTGTCCTATGTggacgaggtcatttgagagaggttagtgactgtaaagtggtggtaggagagagtgtagccagacagcaccgtatggtggtgtgtaagaagactctggaggtcaggaagaagaagagagggaagacagaaaagaagaccaagtggtggaagttaaagaatgaagaaacttgtgaggaattcaggcagaaagtgagacaggttcttggtggtcaggatgagcttccagatgactgggaaactacagcagaagttatcagggaaacaggtaggaaggtgctaggtgtgtcatctggaaaaaggaaagaaggtaaagacacttggtggtggaatgaggaagtacaggaatgcatccagaggaagaggttggctagaagaaagtgggatgtagaaacgactgaggaaagtagacaggaatacaaggaagtgcagcgtagagtgaagagggaggtggcaaaggccaaacagaaagcttacgatgagctgtatgacaggttagacacaaaggaaggagagaaggacttgtacaggctagccagacagagagatagagatgggaaggatgtgcaacagataagggtgattaaggacagagatggaaaggtgctaacaacccaggagagtgtgcagaaaagatggaaggagtattttgaggatctgatgaatgaggaaaatgacagggaaagaagggaggaagatgtggatgttgtggagcaggaaatagcagagattggaaaggatgaggtgaggaaggctttgaaaaggatgaagagtggaaaggctgttggtcctgatgacatacctgtggaggtgtggaagtgcttaggagaggcagcagtggagtttctaaccagtttgttcaataggattctagagagtgagaagatgcctgaggaatggaggagaagcgttctggttccgatctttaagaacaagggtgacacgcagaactgcagcaactatagaggaataaagttgatgagccacacaatgaagctgtgggaaagagtagtgaaagccaggcttaggaagaaggtggagatttgtgagcagcagtatggtttcatgccccgtaagagcaccactgatgccatttttgctttgagaatgttgatggaaaagtacagagatggtcagaaggagctgcattgtgtctttgtggatttagagaaggcgtatgacagggtgccgagggaggagctgtggtactgtatgaggtcgtcgggagtggcagagaagtacgtcagagtagtccaggacatgtatgagagaagtttgacggtggtgagatgtgctgtaggtcagacagaggagttcaaggtggaggtgggactacaccaaggatcagctttgagtcccttcttgtttgctatgctgatggacaggctgacagatgaggtcagacaggaatctccctggacaatgatgtttgcggatgacattgtgatttgcagtgagagtagagagcaggtggaggaacagctggaaaggtggaggtttgctctggaaagaagaggcatgaaggtcagtcgtagtaagacagaatacatgtgtctgaatgagagggatcaaggtagaaatgttaggttacagggggctgaagtgaagaaggtgcaggagtttaagtacttggggtcaacagttcagtgtgatggggagtgtggaaaagaggtgaagaggcgagtgcaggcaggttggagtgggtggaggaaagtgtcaggagtgttgtgaGAGAAGAGcgtcagcaagactcaaaggaaaggtgtacaagacagtggtgagaccagctctgctctatgggttagagacggtagcagtgagaaagagacaagaggctgagatggaggtagcagagatgaagatgttgaggttctccttaggagtgaccaggttagacagaataaggaacgagtacatcagagggacggctcacgttgcatgtgttagcgacaaagtcagagaggccagactggtttggacatgtgcagaggagggatagtgagtatattggtagaaggatgttggagatggagctgccaggcaggagggcaagaggacggccaaagaggagatatatggatgtgttaacagaggacatgaggttggctagtgttagggtagaagatgctcatgacagagtgaggtggaaaaggatgattcgctgtggcgacccctgatgggaaaagccgaaagaagaagaagaacatttgCCACGTGGATCAGCCTCATTTTTCAGTATCCAATTTAGACAATATTAGGGCTGATAGTTGAAACTAATATTGGATCTGTGCATCCTTTACATCGACAAAAATAGTTTGTGTATATGGCAAGTACTAAACTTTGATGTTTGATGGAAACTAAGACTCTTTTCAGCAAGAGCGTGCTTGCGTGTGAGTGAGAGATAGGCAGCTACACAAAGTTTCAGACAGACAACATAAACAATTCTATAATTAAGGAGCTGCATAcgtgaagtttttttttgtttttttttaccaaattctgaaataatttattaatcccagagggaaattgttttgtctcattacagttgttctcaacacagacagaaagaaaagggaaccacaaccagtAGAGATTCACAccaatataaatacacataaccagTAATaccaatacagaaaaactcaatatatgtacagaacatgtacaatatgtacaaaatagatgaatgaaattatgtcaatatttatagtccatggtgaaatgacagcaattataacacacaaaaagacacaatcCGGGAGAGGTTTAAAAGCCTCTTTTTAGCTTTAGTAAGGTTCATACAC
The Anabas testudineus chromosome 22, fAnaTes1.2, whole genome shotgun sequence DNA segment above includes these coding regions:
- the spra gene encoding sepiapterin reductase a; amino-acid sequence: MSSSGCGNLGRALCIITGASRGFGRSTARDVSRLVKPGSVLVLVARSGDDLQALQAELAESEAGRAGVVVRRVVADLGRMEGLEAVLRTSKEAFTEDIDHVILVNNAASLGDVSRYSKNFTNMAEVDSYLSLNVSSSLCLTASVLQAFPQRSGLKRTVINISSLCALQPFRSWVLYCTGKAARDMMFRVLAEEEPDLRVLNYSPGPLDTAMQAEARSITADPKIKQSFSDMFAQGQLLTCEESSAKLMKLLLEDKYTSGAHIDIYDV